Proteins from one Pyrobaculum neutrophilum V24Sta genomic window:
- a CDS encoding ABC transporter substrate-binding protein: MKWKIISLLVVILAAIAAVYLLLPKGPSPAQTAPTAAVSPTASPTAVATQPPAQTPAVSRQIVVVDFRGKRIVLPKPPERIVVLNSYWAEVLVALGAGDKIVGIGRYVDADEYLPPEVRKKPVVGDLFGGVNVEAVVALKPDVVVTDYGYGKADEVIKRLEEAGVPVVALFMRGTPDELRAVEVLGNLTGAVDKARELEAFMAKRFEELRAGAAKIKERKRAVLIFGSSILAGGPLSLAANSSFGMALVEAGAVNMALEQFPNQAWPKIDMETLIRWDPDVVLIAASAEDAGRIFDKIRSDERWRVLKAYKNGEIYLVPWGSKIGDIFNWGPRDVVGREYIAEVLYPDVYAFDWRGDLERLGDMYGVSIPPQTYAVYNINWKEVVDLAGNVVKIPSRVERFATFVAYQLPIAFNVTSRLVAVGRDAVQGVFAPLMKAAFPAVVNLPTPGDRFKVNVEALVQLKPQVVFNWAVNPDDVRTMQRANLTLVQVVVNNFTDAERLVWLYGVVFDRLPRARQIVNDMEDIVKFVANRTASVREKARVLYLWVDPLTVAGGASLFSQNIELAGGVNVAAADYPTMNTVKVDPERILKWNPDVIIIAWQARYNESAVLNNPVYRGVNAVKNGRVYKKPILSEMTPDAALSVLWTATKLYPDLFRDVNFTKVADYYYRRWYGVSYTQVWG, translated from the coding sequence TCAGACCCCGGCGGTCTCCCGGCAGATCGTCGTCGTTGATTTCCGAGGTAAGAGGATTGTTCTTCCTAAGCCTCCCGAGAGGATCGTGGTGCTCAACTCCTACTGGGCAGAGGTGTTGGTGGCGTTGGGGGCTGGGGATAAGATCGTCGGCATCGGGAGATACGTAGACGCCGACGAGTATCTGCCGCCGGAGGTGAGGAAGAAGCCGGTGGTTGGGGATCTATTCGGCGGGGTTAACGTGGAGGCGGTGGTGGCTCTCAAGCCTGACGTGGTGGTGACAGACTACGGCTATGGAAAAGCAGACGAGGTGATAAAGAGACTTGAGGAGGCGGGCGTCCCGGTCGTGGCGTTGTTTATGCGGGGGACTCCAGACGAGTTGAGGGCTGTGGAGGTGTTGGGCAACCTCACGGGGGCTGTGGATAAGGCGAGGGAGCTGGAGGCCTTTATGGCCAAGAGGTTTGAGGAGCTGAGGGCCGGGGCGGCGAAGATAAAGGAGAGGAAGAGGGCTGTGTTGATCTTCGGCAGTAGCATACTGGCCGGCGGCCCGCTGTCTTTAGCCGCCAACTCGTCCTTCGGCATGGCGTTGGTTGAGGCCGGCGCTGTAAACATGGCGTTGGAGCAGTTCCCAAACCAGGCCTGGCCTAAGATAGACATGGAAACGTTGATAAGGTGGGACCCCGACGTGGTTTTAATAGCGGCGTCTGCGGAAGACGCCGGGAGGATATTCGACAAGATCAGATCAGACGAGAGGTGGCGCGTCTTAAAGGCGTATAAAAACGGCGAGATATACCTAGTCCCCTGGGGGTCTAAGATAGGGGATATATTCAACTGGGGGCCCCGGGACGTAGTCGGCAGGGAGTACATCGCGGAGGTGCTCTATCCCGACGTCTACGCCTTTGACTGGCGGGGAGATCTAGAGCGCCTAGGAGATATGTACGGCGTGTCTATCCCGCCGCAGACCTACGCCGTGTACAACATAAACTGGAAGGAGGTGGTAGACCTGGCGGGGAACGTGGTTAAGATCCCCAGCAGGGTGGAGAGGTTTGCCACTTTTGTCGCATATCAACTCCCCATCGCCTTCAACGTCACCTCTAGGCTCGTCGCCGTGGGGAGAGACGCTGTCCAAGGCGTCTTCGCCCCTCTGATGAAGGCGGCTTTCCCCGCCGTGGTAAATCTGCCGACGCCTGGAGATCGCTTCAAGGTAAACGTCGAAGCTCTCGTCCAGCTGAAGCCGCAGGTGGTGTTTAACTGGGCGGTAAACCCCGACGACGTAAGAACAATGCAGAGGGCTAACCTAACCCTGGTACAGGTGGTGGTTAACAACTTCACAGACGCCGAGAGGCTCGTCTGGCTATACGGCGTGGTCTTCGACAGATTGCCCAGGGCTAGACAGATCGTCAACGACATGGAGGACATAGTGAAGTTTGTCGCCAACAGAACCGCGTCGGTGAGAGAAAAGGCGAGGGTCCTATACCTCTGGGTAGACCCGCTGACGGTGGCGGGAGGCGCCTCCCTCTTTAGCCAAAACATAGAGCTGGCGGGCGGGGTAAACGTAGCCGCGGCCGACTACCCCACCATGAACACCGTGAAGGTGGACCCCGAGCGGATACTTAAGTGGAACCCAGACGTGATAATCATCGCCTGGCAGGCGAGATACAACGAGTCTGCCGTCTTGAACAACCCGGTATACCGCGGGGTAAACGCCGTGAAAAACGGCAGAGTATACAAAAAACCCATCCTCTCAGAGATGACCCCGGACGCCGCCCTCTCGGTGTTGTGGACAGCCACAAAGCTCTACCCAGACCTCTTCAGAGACGTAAACTTCACCAAGGTAGCCGACTACTACTACAGGAGGTGGTACGGCGTATCCTACACACAGGTCTGGGGGTAA